In one window of Haemophilus parainfluenzae DNA:
- a CDS encoding CadD family cadmium resistance transporter produces the protein MFSTVITAAVLYIATAVDLLVILLIFFARANTRKEYRDIYIGQYLGSVILILVSLFLAFVLNYVPEKWVLGLLGLIPIYLGIKVAIYDDCEGEKRAKKELDEKGLSKLVGIVALVTVASCGADNIGLFVPYFVTLDLVDLLVTLLVFLILIFVLVYTAQRLANISGVGEIVEKFSRWIMAVIYIGLGLFIIIENNTIQTIISII, from the coding sequence ATGTTTTCGACTGTGATTACTGCTGCTGTTTTATATATTGCTACAGCAGTAGATTTGTTGGTAATACTATTAATATTTTTTGCTAGAGCAAATACTAGAAAAGAATATCGAGATATTTATATCGGACAATATTTAGGTTCTGTAATTTTAATATTAGTTAGTTTATTTCTAGCTTTTGTTTTGAATTATGTTCCGGAAAAATGGGTGTTGGGTTTATTAGGTTTAATACCGATTTACTTAGGTATTAAAGTTGCTATTTACGACGATTGTGAGGGCGAAAAAAGAGCTAAAAAAGAATTGGATGAAAAAGGGTTGTCAAAATTAGTCGGTATTGTTGCTTTGGTTACAGTTGCTAGTTGTGGTGCAGATAATATTGGACTTTTTGTTCCTTACTTTGTGACTTTAGATCTTGTCGACTTATTAGTTACTCTTCTTGTATTTTTAATATTGATTTTTGTTTTAGTATATACAGCACAAAGATTGGCTAATATTTCAGGTGTTGGTGAAATTGTAGAGAAGTTTAGTCGTTGGATAATGGCTGTTATTTATATTGGTTTAGGGTTATTTATTATTATTGAAAATAATACAATTCAAACAATAATATCAATAATATGA
- a CDS encoding GlxA family transcriptional regulator, with protein MNTPTVALIVYEQMMPIHFAMAYSVFSMSDLNGKPLFDCKIVSDSDNLTNSLFHIHLDGGLEWLENADIVVMTGWHDTQVMPSETLLTALRQAYQRGVTVVGLCYGAYVLACSGLLNGKKATTHWLGDSDFTHRFPQVKWDLNPIYLEQDRLITSAGTAASMDCCLSIVRKLYGVKIANHIARILVIPPHREGGQAQFIERPISRSTPNHNINALLAYLNENLTALHSTDSLAERLSMSRSTFTRHFRKATGMSLNQWLIEARLQRARELLESTDLSITDIAEQSGFHSDTALRQHFLKKHKISPNRWRKQFQTEDV; from the coding sequence ATGAATACACCCACAGTTGCTTTGATTGTATATGAACAAATGATGCCTATTCATTTTGCGATGGCATATTCCGTTTTTTCTATGTCGGATTTAAACGGCAAGCCGTTATTTGACTGTAAAATCGTTAGCGATTCAGACAACCTGACAAACTCGCTATTTCACATACATTTAGATGGTGGTTTAGAATGGTTAGAGAATGCCGATATTGTTGTGATGACTGGATGGCATGATACTCAAGTGATGCCGAGTGAGACTTTATTAACAGCGTTACGGCAAGCGTATCAACGTGGTGTGACAGTGGTGGGGTTATGTTATGGCGCCTATGTGTTAGCGTGCAGTGGCCTACTTAATGGCAAAAAAGCAACCACACATTGGCTAGGAGATAGTGATTTTACTCATCGTTTTCCGCAGGTGAAATGGGATTTAAATCCTATTTATTTGGAACAAGATCGACTGATTACCTCAGCAGGAACAGCCGCTTCCATGGATTGTTGCCTTTCTATTGTTCGTAAATTATATGGTGTAAAAATTGCCAATCATATTGCCCGAATACTGGTTATCCCCCCTCATCGTGAAGGCGGACAAGCACAATTTATCGAACGCCCTATTTCTCGTTCCACACCTAATCATAATATCAATGCATTACTTGCTTATTTAAATGAAAATCTGACCGCACTTCATTCGACTGATAGCCTTGCCGAACGTTTGTCAATGAGCCGTAGCACTTTCACCAGACATTTTCGCAAAGCAACCGGAATGTCATTAAATCAATGGTTAATTGAAGCAAGGCTACAACGAGCAAGAGAGCTTTTGGAAAGCACAGATTTATCTATTACTGATATTGCAGAACAAAGTGGATTTCATAGCGATACCGCCTTGCGTCAGCATTTCTTGAAAAAACATAAGATTTCACCGAATCGCTGGCGTAAGCAGTTTCAAACTGAGGATGTTTAG
- the dinB gene encoding DNA polymerase IV — MNSTRKIIHIDMDCFYASVEIRENPTLQGKPVAVGGSSRQRGVLTTCNYEARKFGLHSAMPTAQAIKKCPSLILVPVNMPLYKQVSAQIHQIFQRYTSIIEPLSLDEAYLDVTDCTQCSGSATWIAQEIRQAIFDELKLTASAGVAPLKFLAKIASDMNKPNGQFVIKPHEVEQFVKTLPLKKIPGVGKVTSERLLKMGLETCEDVQKLDQSILLNIFGKMGKRIWDFSHGIDDREIQAHRERKSIGVERTLSENVRHLEQGIALLDNLYTELIRRIERSAPNIPLTAFRKIGVKLKFEDFQVTTLEKTGLTLSLKSFQQLLEQIWQRSHGKSIRLVGLHVNLPEESHLEQMSLW; from the coding sequence ATGAATTCCACCCGAAAAATTATTCACATTGATATGGATTGCTTTTATGCCTCTGTTGAAATCCGTGAAAATCCAACGCTACAGGGAAAACCTGTCGCGGTGGGGGGAAGTTCTCGACAACGTGGTGTACTCACTACCTGTAATTACGAAGCACGAAAATTTGGACTGCACAGTGCGATGCCTACGGCACAAGCTATCAAAAAATGCCCGAGTCTAATTTTAGTGCCAGTTAATATGCCGCTTTATAAACAGGTATCCGCACAAATTCATCAAATCTTTCAACGCTATACTTCTATTATTGAGCCACTTTCCTTAGATGAGGCTTATTTAGATGTTACGGATTGTACACAATGTTCAGGATCCGCCACTTGGATCGCACAAGAAATTCGCCAAGCCATTTTTGATGAATTAAAGCTGACTGCCTCTGCTGGTGTGGCTCCCCTTAAATTTCTTGCCAAAATTGCTTCCGATATGAATAAACCGAATGGGCAATTTGTGATTAAACCTCATGAAGTTGAGCAGTTTGTAAAAACGTTGCCATTGAAGAAAATCCCTGGTGTGGGGAAAGTCACCTCTGAACGTTTATTGAAAATGGGGCTAGAAACTTGCGAAGATGTGCAAAAACTCGACCAATCTATTTTATTAAATATCTTCGGTAAAATGGGTAAGCGAATTTGGGATTTTAGCCATGGCATTGATGACCGTGAAATTCAAGCGCATCGGGAGAGAAAATCTATCGGCGTAGAACGCACTTTATCCGAAAATGTTCGTCATCTCGAACAAGGCATAGCATTGTTAGATAATCTCTATACCGAACTTATTCGTCGCATTGAACGAAGCGCGCCGAATATCCCTTTAACCGCTTTTCGCAAAATTGGGGTGAAATTAAAATTTGAAGATTTTCAGGTGACAACCTTAGAAAAAACTGGCCTAACTTTATCGTTAAAAAGCTTTCAGCAATTACTGGAACAAATTTGGCAACGTAGCCATGGGAAATCCATTCGTCTCGTTGGATTACACGTGAATTTACCAGAAGAAAGCCATTTAGAACAAATGAGCTTGTGGTAA
- a CDS encoding ATP-binding cassette domain-containing protein: MRLIAGLETPKSGTIRNTFRKTGFLFQENRLLENLTAMQNIAIFMDKPDEGEIIALAAKVGLTAGDLNKYPTELSGGMAKRVAFLRLLLCGCDLALLDEPFVGLDRDLRDILVAMLVEKIERQDMACMLVTHDRFEAARLSHEIMLLSTKGMNVQNVITLSTPLSERDWAFEEAVVAREFQGIYYEVLYVFDCDYCCCFIYCYSSRFVGNTINIFC, from the coding sequence TTGCGTTTGATTGCGGGCTTGGAAACGCCGAAATCGGGCACGATACGCAATACTTTCCGAAAAACGGGTTTTCTGTTTCAGGAAAACCGCCTGCTGGAAAACTTGACCGCGATGCAGAATATCGCTATTTTTATGGACAAACCCGATGAAGGCGAAATCATCGCGCTGGCGGCGAAAGTCGGGCTGACTGCTGGCGATTTGAACAAATATCCGACCGAATTGTCCGGCGGCATGGCGAAACGGGTAGCATTTTTGCGCCTGTTGCTGTGCGGCTGCGACCTTGCCTTGCTGGACGAGCCGTTCGTCGGTTTGGACCGCGATTTGCGCGATATTTTGGTCGCCATGCTGGTGGAAAAAATCGAGCGGCAGGACATGGCGTGTATGCTGGTAACGCACGACCGCTTCGAAGCCGCACGCCTGAGCCATGAAATCATGCTGCTTTCCACTAAGGGCATGAACGTGCAAAACGTGATTACCCTGTCTACGCCGCTGTCCGAACGCGATTGGGCTTTTGAAGAAGCCGTGGTGGCAAGAGAGTTTCAGGGGATTTATTATGAGGTGCTTTATGTTTTCGACTGTGATTACTGCTGCTGTTTTATATATTGCTACAGCAGTAGATTTGTTGGTAATACTATTAATATTTTTTGCTAG
- a CDS encoding AraC family transcriptional regulator, which translates to MFSTEMIERLLKVIPHNELYSSSIKGLFLRHSDQPFCYEGIIQEPSICIVLSGEREVQLGEQCYRFDNQHFMFCPVNIPMRGEIKYAEPKKPFLVMSMKIDIESVSKILLANPNLADDVQQGDEGFAQWHLDESLKNAVERLLLLHENPKDIGFLAPLIQQEIYYRLLTGEQGGKFKAMVSNGSNTKKIAQATYYLQQHFSETITVETLANLCGMSLSGFHSHFKKITSLSPLQYQKSLRLMEARRLIAQEGRGITEAAYQVGYESPSQFSREYKRYFGHAPKGDIK; encoded by the coding sequence ATGTTCTCAACTGAAATGATAGAACGATTATTAAAGGTTATTCCACATAACGAACTCTATTCATCATCGATTAAAGGCTTATTTCTTCGCCATTCAGATCAACCATTTTGTTACGAAGGTATTATTCAAGAGCCGAGCATTTGCATCGTGTTAAGCGGAGAACGTGAAGTGCAGCTAGGCGAACAATGCTACCGATTTGATAATCAACATTTTATGTTTTGCCCAGTAAACATACCGATGCGTGGCGAAATTAAATATGCCGAGCCGAAAAAGCCGTTTTTAGTGATGTCGATGAAAATTGATATTGAAAGCGTTAGCAAGATTTTATTAGCAAATCCAAACCTTGCAGATGATGTTCAACAGGGCGACGAAGGTTTTGCACAATGGCATTTGGATGAATCTCTCAAAAATGCTGTTGAACGCTTATTACTCTTGCACGAAAATCCAAAAGATATTGGGTTTCTTGCACCGCTTATCCAACAAGAAATATATTATCGACTCCTTACAGGCGAACAAGGTGGCAAATTTAAAGCCATGGTAAGCAATGGATCGAATACCAAAAAAATCGCCCAAGCCACCTACTATCTGCAACAACATTTTAGTGAAACCATCACCGTGGAAACCTTGGCAAATCTATGTGGTATGTCGCTATCTGGCTTTCATAGTCATTTTAAGAAGATAACCAGCCTTTCACCGCTGCAATACCAAAAATCCTTACGTTTGATGGAAGCCAGACGATTGATCGCACAAGAAGGACGAGGTATTACCGAAGCCGCTTACCAAGTCGGCTACGAATCACCTAGCCAATTCAGCCGTGAATACAAACGGTATTTCGGGCATGCGCCCAAGGGGGATATTAAATAG
- a CDS encoding elongation factor P hydroxylase, whose translation MEHKLEDIIAIFNQCFEEEYNTRLVKGGDEPIYIPANDEVPYNAIYFARGFYSSALHEIAHWLVAGKERRKLEDFGYWYEPDGRSEERQRDFEKVEVKPQALEWILATAAGFRYFASADNLNGNPGDTQPFKQAVYEQVKIYAEKGLPKRAETLRKALVVFYGTEDEIDLAKFDVARI comes from the coding sequence ATGGAACATAAACTTGAGGATATCATTGCGATTTTTAATCAATGTTTTGAAGAAGAATATAATACGCGATTGGTTAAAGGTGGGGATGAGCCGATTTACATTCCTGCAAATGATGAGGTGCCTTATAACGCCATTTACTTTGCGAGAGGCTTTTACAGCAGTGCATTACATGAAATTGCCCATTGGTTAGTGGCGGGGAAAGAACGCCGTAAATTAGAAGATTTTGGCTATTGGTATGAGCCGGATGGCCGTTCTGAAGAACGTCAGCGTGATTTTGAAAAGGTGGAAGTGAAGCCTCAAGCATTAGAGTGGATTTTAGCAACAGCGGCAGGTTTCCGTTATTTTGCCAGTGCGGATAATTTGAATGGCAATCCAGGCGATACACAACCTTTTAAACAAGCCGTGTATGAACAAGTGAAAATCTATGCGGAAAAAGGTTTACCAAAACGAGCTGAAACGTTACGCAAGGCGTTAGTGGTATTTTATGGCACAGAAGATGAAATTGATTTAGCGAAGTTTGATGTCGCGCGTATTTAA
- a CDS encoding SEL1-like repeat protein, producing MKLSKTLITTAILGFSLASFHSTAWADTPKQQFQQGFEATTRGDYQTAFKLWLPLAEQGNATSQFWVGVMYFEGQGVKQDDFEAVKWYRKAAEQGDANAQFNLGWMYDKGRGIKQDDFEAVKWSRKAAEQGNAKAQFYLGNMYADGRGVKQDDFEAVKWYRKAADQGEAAAQSSLGLMYTNGQGVKQNDFEAVKWFSKAAEQGNADAQANLGSVYRAGRGVRQDYAEAVKWFKKAAENGSADGQLKLGLSYLLGQGIQKDRTLAKEWLGKACDNREQDGCEFYGKLNRGEL from the coding sequence ATGAAATTATCAAAAACACTTATTACTACTGCTATTCTTGGCTTTTCACTTGCTTCTTTTCATTCTACTGCTTGGGCAGATACGCCCAAGCAGCAATTCCAACAAGGTTTTGAAGCCACTACGAGGGGGGACTATCAAACAGCCTTTAAACTTTGGTTACCTCTGGCGGAGCAGGGAAATGCAACGAGTCAATTTTGGGTGGGCGTGATGTATTTTGAGGGACAAGGCGTAAAACAAGATGATTTTGAAGCTGTGAAGTGGTATCGCAAAGCGGCGGAGCAGGGGGATGCAAACGCTCAATTTAATTTGGGCTGGATGTATGACAAAGGACGAGGCATCAAACAGGATGATTTTGAAGCGGTGAAGTGGTCTCGCAAAGCGGCAGAGCAGGGGAATGCAAAGGCTCAATTTTATTTGGGCAATATGTATGCCGATGGGCGCGGTGTTAAACAAGATGATTTTGAAGCAGTGAAATGGTATCGCAAAGCGGCGGATCAGGGGGAAGCCGCTGCTCAATCTAGTTTGGGTTTGATGTATACAAACGGACAAGGCGTCAAACAAAATGATTTTGAAGCAGTGAAGTGGTTTAGCAAAGCGGCTGAGCAGGGGAATGCAGATGCTCAGGCTAATTTAGGTTCGGTTTATCGTGCAGGGCGTGGCGTAAGACAAGATTATGCCGAAGCCGTGAAGTGGTTTAAGAAAGCAGCAGAAAATGGTAGTGCTGATGGCCAGCTTAAGTTAGGTCTGTCGTATCTTTTGGGACAAGGTATTCAGAAAGATAGAACACTCGCCAAAGAATGGCTTGGTAAGGCTTGTGATAATCGAGAGCAGGATGGTTGTGAGTTTTACGGTAAGTTAAATAGAGGGGAACTCTAA
- a CDS encoding organic hydroperoxide resistance protein, whose translation MKIFYKTSATATGGRDGRTQVDDGSIGFDLVSFQNESGKHGTNPEQLFAMGYAACFDSAMNHVAPTLGLKPTKSSTTVGVGIGQKADGAFGLDLDIMITVAGLTEDEARKLITRAHEVCPYSNATRGNVDVRLHVNVIQSFDL comes from the coding sequence ATGAAAATTTTCTACAAAACATCAGCAACAGCAACCGGCGGACGTGATGGTCGTACCCAAGTAGACGACGGTTCAATTGGCTTTGATTTGGTTTCATTCCAAAACGAAAGCGGTAAGCACGGTACAAACCCCGAGCAGCTTTTCGCTATGGGTTACGCTGCCTGCTTTGATAGCGCGATGAACCATGTAGCACCGACACTCGGCTTGAAACCGACGAAATCTTCCACTACTGTCGGTGTAGGTATCGGTCAAAAAGCCGATGGTGCATTTGGCTTAGATTTAGATATCATGATTACCGTAGCAGGTTTGACTGAAGATGAGGCGCGCAAATTGATTACTCGTGCTCATGAAGTTTGCCCTTACTCTAACGCTACTCGTGGCAATGTCGATGTACGCTTACATGTGAATGTTATTCAATCGTTTGATTTGTAA
- a CDS encoding KdsC family phosphatase, whose amino-acid sequence MINEKLKKIKLVITDVDGVLTDGLLHYDANGEAIKSFHVRDGLGVKMLMDAGIQVAVLSGRDSAILRKRISDLRIKLFFLGKLEKESACLDLMKQAGVTAEQTAYIGDDSVDLPAFATCGLSFAVADSAPYVQNAVDYVLALGGGKGAFREMSDMILHAQGKDEVYTSAKGFLKSVKNMGQ is encoded by the coding sequence ATGATTAACGAAAAATTAAAGAAAATTAAATTGGTCATCACCGATGTCGATGGCGTATTAACTGACGGACTACTCCATTATGATGCAAATGGCGAAGCGATTAAAAGTTTCCATGTGCGCGATGGACTTGGTGTCAAAATGTTGATGGATGCAGGTATTCAAGTAGCCGTATTATCGGGCAGAGATTCGGCGATTCTGCGTAAGCGAATTAGTGATCTCAGAATTAAATTGTTCTTTTTAGGTAAGCTTGAAAAAGAAAGTGCTTGTTTGGATCTTATGAAACAAGCAGGTGTTACCGCGGAGCAAACGGCCTATATTGGTGATGACAGCGTCGATCTCCCCGCTTTTGCTACCTGTGGCCTTTCTTTTGCCGTGGCAGATTCTGCACCTTATGTGCAAAATGCCGTGGATTATGTGCTTGCACTTGGAGGCGGGAAAGGCGCTTTCCGAGAAATGTCCGATATGATTTTACATGCTCAGGGCAAAGATGAAGTCTATACTTCAGCCAAAGGCTTTTTAAAATCAGTCAAAAATATGGGTCAATAG
- a CDS encoding KpsF/GutQ family sugar isomerase: protein MNYLQIAQETLSVESQALAQLSQRLDDAFSQVVDLILTCEGRLVIGGIGKSGLIGKKMVATFASTGTPSFFLHPTEAFHGDLGMLKPIDIVMLISYSGETDDVNKLIPSLKNFGNKIIALTSNKNSTLARHADYVLDITVEREVCPNNLAPTTSALVTLALGDALAVSLITARHFQPADFAKFHPGGSLGRRLLCKVKDQMQTRLPITTPDTSFTDCLTIMNEGRMGVALVMKNQQLKGIITDGDVRRALTANGADTLNKTAKELMTSSPKTIHENEFLAKAEDLMKEKKIHSLVVVNDENNVVGLVEFSS from the coding sequence ATGAATTATTTACAAATCGCACAAGAAACCCTTTCCGTTGAAAGCCAAGCGCTCGCTCAACTAAGCCAACGTTTGGATGATGCGTTTTCTCAAGTTGTCGATCTTATCCTTACTTGCGAAGGTCGTTTAGTCATCGGTGGTATTGGTAAATCAGGGCTAATCGGTAAAAAAATGGTCGCGACTTTTGCCTCAACGGGTACTCCAAGTTTCTTCCTGCACCCTACCGAAGCCTTTCATGGCGATTTAGGTATGTTAAAACCCATCGACATCGTGATGCTGATTTCTTATAGCGGTGAAACCGATGATGTAAATAAACTCATTCCAAGTTTGAAAAACTTTGGTAATAAAATTATTGCTTTAACCAGCAATAAAAACTCTACGCTTGCTCGCCATGCGGATTATGTTTTAGATATCACGGTAGAGCGTGAAGTCTGCCCAAACAATCTCGCACCAACCACTTCTGCGTTAGTCACGTTAGCCTTAGGCGATGCTCTTGCGGTTTCATTGATTACTGCGCGTCATTTCCAACCAGCTGATTTTGCGAAATTCCATCCGGGTGGCAGCCTTGGTCGTCGTTTGTTATGCAAAGTAAAAGATCAAATGCAAACTCGCCTACCGATTACCACACCAGATACCAGCTTCACTGATTGCTTAACTATTATGAATGAAGGTCGTATGGGTGTGGCATTAGTCATGAAAAACCAACAACTTAAAGGTATTATTACCGATGGTGATGTGCGCCGAGCATTAACGGCTAACGGTGCTGACACACTTAATAAAACCGCGAAAGAATTGATGACCTCGTCACCAAAAACTATTCATGAAAATGAATTCTTAGCGAAAGCGGAAGACTTGATGAAAGAGAAGAAAATTCACTCTCTTGTTGTGGTCAATGATGAAAATAATGTTGTGGGCTTAGTGGAGTTCTCAAGCTAA
- a CDS encoding MBL fold metallo-hydrolase, with the protein MNLKTLISTTALAISANTFAVDLASKNTDSYQHIRNATGRLNYTGKTFLIDPMLAEKGRYAGFEGTLNSHLRNPLVELPMKAEDTFKDVDAIILTHTHEDHWDKVAQKILPKSIKIFVQHERDGDLLKAQGFTNITSLSLEKSVEFEGIILNKTGGSHGITEMYAVPQLAEILDEAMGVTFQAKDHPTVYLVGDTIWTAEVNKAINRYKPDVMIMNTGDARTLAFPNDGIIMGLQDVAHARNMLPNTKLITVHMDAVNHMSVYRKDLRQFVQANKLENVAIPEDGETVKF; encoded by the coding sequence ATGAACTTAAAAACCTTAATTAGCACTACAGCATTGGCTATTAGCGCAAATACTTTCGCTGTAGATCTTGCCTCTAAAAACACTGATAGCTACCAACATATCCGCAATGCTACTGGTCGTCTGAACTACACAGGGAAAACTTTTTTAATTGATCCGATGCTTGCTGAAAAAGGACGTTATGCAGGCTTTGAAGGAACATTAAATAGCCATTTGCGTAATCCACTTGTGGAATTGCCGATGAAAGCAGAAGATACTTTCAAAGATGTTGATGCCATTATTTTGACTCATACACATGAAGATCATTGGGATAAGGTTGCACAAAAAATTTTACCTAAATCCATTAAAATTTTTGTGCAACATGAACGGGATGGCGACCTACTCAAAGCGCAAGGTTTTACTAATATAACCAGTTTATCGTTGGAAAAATCGGTGGAGTTTGAAGGTATTATTTTAAATAAAACCGGCGGTTCTCACGGCATAACGGAAATGTACGCTGTACCACAATTAGCTGAGATTTTAGATGAGGCGATGGGCGTAACATTCCAAGCGAAAGACCATCCAACGGTTTACTTGGTTGGTGACACAATTTGGACTGCTGAAGTAAACAAAGCTATTAATCGTTATAAACCTGATGTAATGATTATGAACACTGGTGATGCGCGTACCTTAGCTTTTCCGAATGACGGCATTATTATGGGGTTACAAGATGTTGCTCATGCTCGTAACATGCTACCAAATACAAAACTTATCACGGTGCACATGGATGCAGTAAATCATATGTCTGTGTACCGTAAGGATTTACGCCAATTTGTCCAAGCAAACAAGCTTGAAAATGTAGCAATTCCAGAAGATGGTGAAACGGTGAAGTTTTAA
- a CDS encoding NAD(P)H-dependent oxidoreductase yields MNILLLDGGKDFGHSHGELNHTLHKKAKEVLTALGHNIKETVIDAGYDVEAEIEKFLWMDAVIWQMPGWWMHEPWTVKKYIDEVLTAGHGKLYHSDGRHRVNPTEGYGTGGLLQGKKHMLSLTWNAPIEAFTREGDFFEGKGVDALYMHFHKLNEFIGLTRLPTFLCNDVIKNPQVEQYLADYQAHLEKVFG; encoded by the coding sequence ATGAATATTTTATTATTAGACGGTGGTAAAGATTTCGGCCATTCACATGGCGAGTTGAACCACACGCTTCATAAAAAAGCGAAAGAAGTTTTGACCGCACTTGGACACAATATAAAAGAAACCGTGATTGATGCCGGCTATGATGTTGAAGCAGAAATTGAAAAATTCTTGTGGATGGATGCCGTGATTTGGCAGATGCCAGGTTGGTGGATGCACGAACCTTGGACAGTGAAAAAATACATAGACGAAGTATTAACCGCTGGACACGGCAAGCTTTACCACAGTGATGGTCGCCATCGTGTCAATCCGACAGAAGGCTACGGCACAGGTGGCTTGTTGCAAGGCAAAAAACATATGCTTTCGCTTACGTGGAATGCGCCGATTGAAGCCTTTACCCGCGAAGGCGATTTCTTCGAAGGCAAAGGCGTGGATGCGTTATACATGCACTTCCACAAACTCAACGAATTCATCGGCTTGACCCGTCTGCCGACATTCCTATGTAACGATGTGATTAAAAATCCACAAGTAGAACAATACTTAGCAGACTACCAAGCACATTTGGAAAAAGTGTTCGGATAA